cTTGATGTACTAAGTACATACTCTACCATTCTTGAACCCCAGCACTGGAtactcttctttgtttttttgttttgtttttgttttttggagtaccagggattgaacccaggggtcctttaccaccgagccacatccccagccctttttatattttatttagaaacagggttttcTGAGTTGtctagggcctggctaagttgttgaggctggttttgaactcatgatcctcctgtttcagcttcccaagttgctgggatacaggtgtgcatcagattttcttcttttctctgcttctttctttctttctttctttctttctttctttctttctttctttctttctttctttctttctttccttccttctttctttctttctttccttctttcttctttcttttttttgtttttgttttttgtttgtttgttttgttttcttttttgagaatgtTCAggtgagactggcctcaaacctttgatcctcctgactcagtctcccaagtagctgggattacgggcatgcaccacTATTCCtggttagatttttattttttgaatattattgCCTAGTGTGATAGGCCAAAGAAGACTTGTGAGTATGAAATGAAAGAAAGCCTGCACATTTTGTCTATAATTAAGATAACTTTCTGCCCCATATTATTTCTCCAGTAACCTACAGTCAGCTAGTATTGCTTTTTATGACTCACCCTAGCCTACCTAAGAAATCTTCTTTAGGATGTAGCTGTGTGGTGTGTcatttgggagattttttttttttttaatttcattgtgagACAAGTAAGATTCACATGCGGTTCTCTCTACCCTTTAACTCATTTTCCCCAATGATAATCTTTTTTGCTATAATGCAACATCACCATCAGGAAAGTGACATTTATACCACTCATCCTTCTTAACCCAATTTCACTAGTTTTACATGCACCCATTAAATGCTATGCAGTTTTATCCTGTCTAGATGCATAGATGTGTCAGCACTTTCCAGATGCAGGATAGTTCCAATACTATAAGCATCTTTCATGCTACCTTTTATAATTCTCTCCCTTCTGCCCTCCCTTTCTCCTAACCCCTGGCAACCAACTAATCTCttctctatttctatatttttgtcgTTTCAAGAATGCTACCTAAATGGATCCACAGGTatggaacctttttttttttttttttaaagagagagagagagagagagagagagagagaatttttaatatttatttttaagttctcggcggacacaacatctttgttggtatgtggtgctgaggatcgaaccccggccacatgcatgccaggcgagcgcgctaccgcttgagccacatccccagccccaaggtatGGAACCTTTTGAGTGGCCTTTTTCCCACTCAGTGTAATTGCCTGGAGATTCATTGGAACTGTCACTTGTACCCACTGTTCATTCCTTTTTGCTGCTGAGTTATGTTCCTTGTTACAGAAAGACCACAGCTAGTTTAACAGTTCATCCTTTGTAGACCATCTGAGCTGATTCTTGTTATTTGACCATTATAAATGAAACCACCACGAACATTTGTATGTGAGTGTCTGCGTGAACCTGGATTTACCTTTGTCCGTGATAAGTTCTGGAGGATGTTTGTAAATGTCTGTGAGGATATTTTGGTTCTGGcataattaattttttccttctttgtcctCATCTTCTTATTTCCTGTGCATGTTTTCAGCTGACTTTGACTCATGTTAGAGCatgttcctttcctttttttttttaagcattccACTTAATGACAAAAGTGTCCAAAGGAGAAGTAAAAGAGTAAATGGTAAAGTTGGTTTCCCTTCTTGGCTgcactgggattgtagcttaaaCTTCTTATGGTAATTACATGGAGAACTGTGTGTATCTTTGAACTTGGCAAGAGTTTAAGAAATAAACtaaggctgggcatggtagtgcatacctgtaatcccaggaactcaggaggctgaaacagaaggatcacaagttcaaagccagcctcagcaacttggcaaggccctaagcaatttagtgagattctgtctcaaaacaaaaagggctggggctggggtctatggatatagctcagttggtagagtgcttcctagcatgcacaaggccctaggttcaatccctagcacaatcaaaaaaaaaaaaaaaggaggggggtgctgtggatgtagctccatgacaaagtacccctgagttcaatccctagtaccccccaaaaaaaggaagtaaagttaaggacacattttctttcagaCTTACAAGACAGTCACGTCAAAGCAAGCCAAACACACAGAACATATaacaaatttgaaagaaaaaacaaaagcagagtTACATCCACTTCAAGGTAAGGGgactttcttaattattttatttatttatttaaattttttttttttgagacactgATTCCCATCTTCTTAGTCTAGCAATGAACACTATTTGCCTTTGGCTTCTTGGCTAACTTAATCCAGAATGGCTCTTCGTAGGAATTCATTCAGGAAGGAAAAGCCCAACCAAAATCTAAAGAATATTCTTAGGCATTTTGGATGAGTGCATTTGATAAATGAACATTTTGCATTTATGCTGCTGACCGTGGCTTTGACTTCTTTGTGTGGTAATATTATTTCTCTCCTACTCAGACATCCATTCATGCGGGCATAATTTTAGAATTTGTCTCCCTCAGCAGcttgaccttttttttccccctcattttttttttttaaatcataaggttaatttttgtttctgttttgacTAAGACCTCCTTGTGTCTTTGCTCAAAGTGTACTGGCCATTAGAGTTGGGTACACTGAGCCCCTCCATTGATAAAAATGTCAATCCTAGGGACAGAAAGTTGACATATTCACCCTTATGTCCATTTCTTGCCTACAgctacttactttttaaaaatattttttagatgtagatggacataataccttttcttaattaatttatttttatgtggtactgaggactaaacccagtgctcacatatgggaggcaaacactctaccactgagccacaatggtAGCAGCCCCTACaactatttactttaaaatagtttttttccaTCTCAATGTTAATGCCATTATCAATTGCCATGGTCACTATTTAGGGACGGAGATACAGTTTACCCTTTTCATCATGACAACAATAAGAGACAGAATATCACTGATAAATGTTATTGAATAGAATCATGAGAAGTctgtttataataatattatcattacaaatattattataatattattaatacaGCATCTGTGTAACACTTGATTGGCTTGAAGGCCCATTTTATATAGATTATTTTAGTTAATCCTCACAATAGCCTTGTGAAGTAAATATTATCAGTATTCTTATTTACAGATGATTAAGCTGAAGTTGAGAGAGGATTAGTGGTTTCCTCAGGGTCATCAGCTAGCACCTTGGCCACTCTTCCATACCATCTCATATGGAAGGTTGAAATGGTGGTTATTTGTTAGTATTAGTGTTTGAATAAGTAATATATGCAAATTTTTTAAGTTCAAAAGAGTTTATAAGAAAGCAGATCTCTCATCTTCCCTCCCAAAGGCAACTGATATTATCAGTTTCTTTGAATCCCAGAGAGGGTCTTTGCAAATACAGCCCTCTGGCTATATAACACCTCTTTTTGTCCATACTGTATACATtgttctttccttgatttttccttttaagtcCACTTGGAAGACCattaaatatcagcacatgtagATCTgactcagttttttaaatgactgCACAGTGTACAATTTCGTCCCATGTTCTTTAAATTAACACTCTGCTTAATGGACTAAATCTTAAAGGTGAAAAAGAGAATGTGGCAGAAGCTGAGAAAGCGAGTTCAGAAGCTCTGGAAGTTTCTGTTGTGCAAGCTGAGGTGGTAGGTGCTGAAGAAATTGCAGAGGCTGCAGTTGGGGACGTAGAAGAGTCTGCGGGTCCAGGTGATGTGGAGGCCACTAAGGAGGAGGTGACGGCTGTGGGTGCTGAAATGGAGCCCAAGGTTACAAGTGCACAGACAGGTGACACCACAGAGGACGGTTCTGAAATGACCCCAGAGGCTACGGATGTAGCAGCGAGTGAAGGCATTTCCACCTGTAACAATCAAGGTATTCCAGAGAACGACTGCTCCCAGGAATGTGCTGAGCTGGAAGGAACTTGTCCAGCCGATTCCCAGTCCTCTGCTGGGCCTTTGCAGGAAGAAGCTGATGCTGGTTCCGAGGCTGCCTCAGGCTAATCTCCTGCCAGTAGCAGgttctgcaaaaacaaaaacataatagcGTGTCTAATAGCTGCCTTTGTATTTTCAGTAATTTTGGTTTTGAAAAGACATCTTCCTAAAACACTTCGATGATCCTTGAAGATTTTTGGTATCTTCTGGTAGAGTTTTGAGAGATTTccaattttacatttcttaattattttctactCTCTAAAATTAGATCGTGACATTGCAGTAAAGAGTTTATAGttttagctgggtacagtggcacacgcctgtgatcctagcagcttcagaggctgaggcaggaggctcacaagatccaggccagcatcagcaacttagtgagatcctgacttaaaagaaaaattaaaaagggctggggatgtggctcagtggttaagcacccctgggttcaattcctggtaccaaaaaaaaaaaaaaacccagctgaAATAGTAATTTTACCTTGAATTTAAATTTTGCATTATAGGAATTATCTCTACATCTTGTTTTCACtctaattttgctctttttgCTCTGCTTTTACCTTACTTTATTATGTAGAACTGGATTATCAAGCTCAATTTGAACTCatttgaataaaattagaaaatctttagtgtttctatttttattcactaATACTTACATAGGTATAAATAATACACTGtgttatatattaacatatacaCATGAAGAAATTAAGCTTTCATAATATGATTGAAGAAGGGACATATTTGTGGAGAACTGTGCCTATGATAATGTATATGCCTTCCCCTCTCTCTATTAATATATAACAGGCTGTGCAGATATTTCCTGGTTTAattcaaacaatattttttgAGGACTTACAC
This genomic interval from Ictidomys tridecemlineatus isolate mIctTri1 chromosome 9, mIctTri1.hap1, whole genome shotgun sequence contains the following:
- the Mgarp gene encoding protein MGARP; translated protein: MYLRRVVSKTLALPLRAPPNPAPLGKDASLRWMSSNKFPGTSGSNMIYYLVVGVTVSAGGYYTYKTVTSKQAKHTEHITNLKEKTKAELHPLQGEKENVAEAEKASSEALEVSVVQAEVVGAEEIAEAAVGDVEESAGPGDVEATKEEVTAVGAEMEPKVTSAQTGDTTEDGSEMTPEATDVAASEGISTCNNQGIPENDCSQECAELEGTCPADSQSSAGPLQEEADAGSEAASG